Sequence from the Elephas maximus indicus isolate mEleMax1 chromosome 13, mEleMax1 primary haplotype, whole genome shotgun sequence genome:
AGGGTCTTCCACCTCTGTTCTGAGCCATTTAGTCATCCCCCAAAGGGCTTCTCCCCCCTCAACCCCTGGTTGCTCCACTGCTCTGCATTCTCATGGCACCTGTTGGTTGGAATGAGTCCAGAGCATGGTTAGGTTTTCATTAGATCAAGGCTATGGAGACTGCCCTGGATTGAAGCAGGCGTTTGTGTCCTGGTTCCACTTCTGCTACTGAGGTAATGGGAGACTCAGGGCAAGTCCTTGCTCCTTTCTGGGTCTCAGCTTTCCTCTCTAAGGCCAATAGTCATCTACTTTCTAAGAAGGAAAACCCTCTTATCTGGTTGAGATTCAATCCTCAGTCGGAGTTATGAACTggttggggaggggggaaggtgtAGTGTGAACAGGTTCCAGCACCCCAAAGGCTCCTGGTGAATGGATGAAGGGGTCTCCATTCCCTCAGCCTTGGGGCTCATTCGTCAATCAGGGGATGGGCATCTTCCTTATTCCTCATTTTTGGTCCTCTCATACTCACCTTCCCCTACAGGGCGCTCTTGGCCATCAGCATTGGAAGTGGCCTCTTGTGGTCACAGTACCACTCCCCTCCATCTCTCCTTTACTTGCCTTCCATTCCTTGCCTGAAATGGCACCAGCAGGCACAGTGTCTTTGAGCTAGACATGGATCTGAGCCTGGGAAGGTGCTATCAGACAGTCACGCCTTAGTGAGGAAGACTTGGCCCTGTCCTTTTGCAAGGAAAAACAGACTTTGAGAGAAGAGAGGGCCTATTTAGAGCCTGGGGACAtggaagggagagacagagggCTAGAGAGCCCCCAAGGGGGCTGCGCAGGCTTCAGATACCCTTTCCCCATGGCCTACCCCGCTTTCCATCCATATCCCTGACCTGAGAGCACCCACAGAAGGCCTGGCTCTGTCTGTTGCTCCacctctccttttcctttcctgtccTACGGTCAGGGGGGCCCTCAGGCTGTTTAGCCTAGCTGGAGGTGGGTGGGGGGGCAGTTGAGTCGAGTCTCAGGGTTCTACTACTGAGCTCCCAGCATAGAATTTCTACGACACAGCTCAGATGCCTCGGCAACCAGGAGAAATAAACGCTCTGGGCTTCACAGTCCAAGTTCTGGTGTGATGTCATTCCCAGCTCCAGCCTGCTGGGCCCCACAGCTGGCTCTACCCCTGAAAGCCTCAGCTGCTCCAGCCAGAGGACAGACTTCCTTCCCAGCCCCCACACAGTCCTTGGCAGGGgaagagagagtggatggagggGCCCAAGGCGGGGGCCCTCTGCACAGACCCCATATAGGCCCAGCTCTTTGCCTGGTGCTAGAATCCTGCATTGGTTGCTGTTGCCTCCTTCTTGACCCCAGCCATGAAACTCCCCCAGGGGGCCAGGAACTCTGTGTTCTACGGGCAGCACCCTGAGAAGAAGGTGCAGTTGCCCTCAAGGCAGGAAGTAAAGCAGACTCCTGTCATCATGGCCACTCTCAAAGGTGAGAGCAGACCCTGCCCTTAGCTTGGACTCACTCCCCTCTCTGCAGGGCTGCCAAGGGGTCTCAGTCTGCCAGTCCTGCCTCCTGAAAAGTCCCTTCAGACTCTCCTTGAAGCCTACGGAAGATCTGCGTCTGTAAGCTGAACCTCAGGGGCACTAGAGTCTGCTGGGATTTTTCAGGGAGGTGGGGGAGAGCAGCAGCTTGGGGCATGCTGAAACCAGTTTTGGGACAGAGACCTCAGTGGAGCCTTTAGCCTAGCTTTAACTTTCCTCACTTCCCTTGAATCTTACTTTCAGCTGAGAGTGGACAAACGCATTCCTACTATGTTGTTAATGACTGATAATTTCTCTAGGTGAGAGGTGACAATATAGCGATTAAATGCTTGGGCTCTGTTGACTGTCACAGATTTTTCTCTTTACCAGCTTGTGTGATTTAGGGCAAATTGatatttctgagcctcagttttctcatctgtaaggtgAGAAGAACAATAGTGCCTACCTTTAAGGGTTGTTGGGAGACTTAAATGAAATAATCTCCATAAAATGTGCCTGCTGGGCACAGAGTAGGTTCTATTTCCTTTATTGTAACTATTACCTTtattggggtccctgggtggtgaaaatgcttAAGCatgtggctactaactgaaacgttggcagtttgagcccaaccagaggcacctcaaaagaaagggccggcaacctgcttctgaaatttcacagaaatgaaaaccctatagagcgcaattctactttgcaacatatgggatcaccatgaatcagaatcaatggcaatttttttttaattgcctttattagaggggcagtggtggttcagtggtgaaattctcatcttccatgccggagatctgggtttgattcccagccaatgcatctcaagcgcagccaccacctgtcagtggaggcttgcgcgttgctatgatgctgaacaggttacagaagagcttctagactgagatggaacaaaggcctagagatctacttttgaaaacagccaatgaaaaagccctacggatcacaactgtctgatccccagccaatcatggggatggcacaagactgggcaacattttgttctgttgtgcatggggtctccatgagtcaggggttgacttgatggcagctgacacCAAATTACCTTTATTATTATGTACTGCCTATCCAAAGGAAATCACATTTGATCTGGGAACAGTCTTCCCCTAAATGAAGCAGCTCCAGGTGGGATTTGTGGCAGTGTGCCATTcgtgggagaaaaaaacaaacaaacaaaccctttgccatcaagttgattccgactcatagagaccctatagggaagagtagaactgccccatagggtctccaaggctgtaatctttacagcagcagactgccacatctttcttctgcagagctgctggtgggttcgaactgctgatcttttggttagcagccaagtgcttaaccactgcaccaccaggggtcctttatgGAAGCAAAGCCTCCCAGTTTTCTCATGGTGTCTGGGACTTCCCCTGCCTCTGATCTGGCAGGCCCAGGCTGAAGGCTCTCCTGTCCACCCTCCCAGGTCCGGGGCCGGCTAAGTACCTCCGGCCATCCTGCACCGGCTACCTAGACCACGACACTTCCATGTTCCAGGAACCAGCCTATACCCTGCACACCCGACACTCTGAGAAGCGTGAGTGGTGGCCCACCCACTCTTTCCTTGGAGGTGGGGGATTGGGAGGATGGCTGGGGGGCAGTGAGAGGCATGGAGCCTTTCTCTGTATCCACAGGCCCCAGAAACTGAGGCCTGCCCCATGTGGGACGCCTAGGGGGCCCTCTGGGTCCAGAAGGAAACCAGCAGAGATGCCCAAGTGACCTCCCTCTCTGAAGGCATCTCTGTGGCCATCTCCCAGCAGAGCTTTGAAGGGATGCTATCACCATCTTCAGCTCTGGTCTCCAGGTTCTGCTGGGTTcaattgccacagtggctgggCAAACATAGCTGTAGGTTGTAGGGGGCAGCTGACCCTCAGAGCTCCCACGTGGCCTAGAACCCTGGGTGTAGGGTGGGGAGCAGGGGCTGCTGGCcaagccctggagaaggagaggCTGGGCCAGGCATGGAGCTGTGGAGCTGGGAGTCTGAGATCTTAGGCCACAGCCAAGCCCCTTCCTGGGGAGACACGCCCTCCTCAGCAGGGGAACCCTCTGGCCAAGGCTGGGCCCCTTCTTCATACTAACCCATGGTAGCTATTATTACCTCTTGGCACCAGTCCATGCTGGGGCCCAAGTTGCTGTGCAGCTGTTACTTTATCTGTTCCTTTGAACAAGTTCTTGAGACTGGCCGGCCGTGTATTaaaagtcccattttacagatgaggaaatcaagggtCTTGGAAACACCCAAAATCCCTTGCTCCTCTCTTGGGGAAAAGGGGGATCTTGCTTGAGGCAGGGCAGCCTTGCCCTGGGGCAGCCTCTGGGATGACCAGCCCTCTCCTTGGCTTCCCTGCAGGCATCACGGATGTGTGCAGTCCTGGGCCTTGCCATTTCTTGGATCCCAAAATAACCAGGTTTGGAATGTCCAGCTGCCCACAAGTCCCCATGGGGGAGCGCATCGCCAACCTACGTAAGATGGGGCTGGGGAGAGAGGTGGGGGATGGGGAGCCAGGGTTCACCCTTAGGACCTGAGGGAGGGGCACAGGGTCATTCACGATCCCCTCTCCAGGTGTATCTGTGGATGCTGGTGTCTCCCTGCAATGTCCTTTTGGAACACTGATGTCATGATGCTGATGGCACCATGTCTGTGTCACAGTGCTTATGTCCTTAAGCCAGTGctaatctactctgtcctatagggtcgctgtgagtcagaatcgacttgatggcaacagatttgtttttttttttttggtatgtcacAAGTGTGATGTTATGATAAAAATGTCACGGGACTCATGCCATGGCAGTGACATTGTCATGCACAGTGATCTCAGGGTATTCTCGTGGTGCTGTCGAAGGGACAATCAGGATGCTGGAGCCCAAGAGCGGTATTATGATGACACTTACAGTTCATATATATGACAACAGTGTCACAATCCTGATGTCAAGATGGCTCAGTCACCACTCTGCTGCCCCTCCACTCCTCCATGGCCTCATGCAGGAGTCGTGCCCCTGCCCTTGGGCCGAGGTGGTTATACTGAAATCATATCAGGTTAACAAGACCCCAGTAAGGACTGGACCCATTAGCTGAACACCAGGGGTGTAGCCTGGCCTCCATCCTGAGACCCCTTCCTTTGCCCGTTCCAGGCCTGAGCCCCACCCCAGCCTCCTGCCACTACTGTTTTGAGAAGGTTCACCCACCTGGGGAACGCAGGGCTCCCCAGCACACTTTCGGCTACCGGTGCCCGTACAGAGTGATGGACCCCAACCCGGCCCCCAATCAGTACCAGCTGCCACTCCTGCTGGGGCCCAACACCCCTGCCAACCGAGCCACCCCCTGCTATAGCCTGGCCTCCCCAGACAAGAACTGGTTCTACAAAGAGGACGTGGCAGGAGGCCCAGGACCTGCCATGCACGCCCGGCCTGAGCCATCCGTCTACCAGCACCGCAGCCCCATCTACAGCATGGCCATGCGCTTCGCCTATCCCGTGGACCACACACCCCGGCCTGGCCCTGCCTCCCATGATGTCCAGCAGGTCACTCTGCACAAGCCCCGCACACCTGCTTTCACCATGGGCGTCAAGCACTCACCCCACCTGTGCCCGCTGGTTGTCCACATTCGTGACTAAGGCCCGGTGCACTcgcctgccccaccccaccccaccccacagagCTTATTTCCCTATCCCCAGCAGAGCCACTCGACCAAGGCTTTGAGTAGCCTGCCGAGTGTCCACAACGTTTTTATTTATGGatccttttatttttcaaaatactcATGACTGTTTTTTCTGGGCTCTGCCCTGGGTGAGGGGTTGGGGTACTGGGAGGCATCGTAGGGGTGTCTCTGGGCTCAAGGAGGTCTCATTGGGGGAGGCAGCAATATGTCCTCCAAAGAGCCCAAGGCAGGGACTCTGGAGAGCTGAGTTCTAGTCCTACCCAGCCATTAACATTCTGTGTGACCTTCTGTAGCTCccatccctctctgggcctcagagtGGCCCTCTGGACAGACACTGAGGATGGTGGCCTGGAGAACGTCTAGTTTTCTCTCTGGCCTCAGAATTGTGTGACTCTGATCCTTGACAATGGTCAGTGTCCAAGCAGGGCAATTGAGAGGGGACATTCTGGTTGGGGATGGGGaactgtgggggtggggggtggttctTAGGGGAGGGACCAAAGAATAAGTGGAGGTGGTGTGTAGGGGAGGTCCTTCCTGGTGGAGATAACCAGGGGAGTAAAGGCACGCAGGTGGGGCCACAGCGTGCAGGGACAGGGAACTGGGGGAAACTCAGGTGGCAGGAGCCTGAGGTGCAGGAGGCTGGGTAAATAGCTGGGGTCAGATGGTAGGCAGCTTGGAGGGGACACAGGCTTTGTCCTGAGGGTGATGGGCTAGATAAGACTGGTGTTGTTAGTGTTTCAGTGTTTGGGGCAGTGAGACACGTTTGGACAGGAGGGGCAGAACCTAGGGAGGAGGCGAAGGCACTGGAGCAGGACCTGGTCTCTGGAAGGGGGTCTGCACGTCACGTGCTGTCTTTGGAAAGTCGCTTGTGTGTTGCCTGGCTCGATGGCTTAGCCTGACAGTTTCGTGGACTAGCCAGGAGGGGGCAGCATTTCCCCACTTGTCAAGTTCAAATCTTCCAACAACCCCCACACCCAGTCTCCCTCCAGGTTCCAAGCTTTTGGGCAGACAGACACCTGCTCTCCTGCAGGTCTGGGGTCGGGGTGGGCGAGGTTGGGGGGGTCTCTGGGGAGGCTGGATCTCCATGGCTGGAATTTGTGCTTTCTTAACTCTTGGCATCCGTATCCCCAGTTCCAGGCTCCCCCCACCCCTGGTCCCAGCCCTTCTCCAAGTTCCCCCCGGGGCCACAGGTAGATGGGGAGGGTTCTACCTGACCTGGCCGCCTGAGGGAGATAGGGAAGGGGGACAGCAGCTGAGGACCGATCTGAGGCTGGGACGGAGAAGGGAaacaaggagggagaggggagaagaGGGGACTAGAAGAGCCCAGAGGCCCCACGGCTCAGGCAGAGGCACTTTCTTCCCCAGCCACTGCCCCAAGAATGAGGAGAGACAAGAAGGAATGGCCACTCAGAACTAAAACGGTGTCTAACGGCTCATTCTTATGAATTTGCTTAATATTCAGGTTTTAATTGAAATTGAAGATTGATGATTTGACTTTGGGCAGAAAGGAgcagagaatatctttggaatattagaacaacaacaaagtattttaaaaaaggggTCTTATAGTAAATTCCAATACCTGATTCTGAGCCCGGAATCCCTCCgccaccccaccctgcccccccccccaggcCTTGGCTACTGTGTCTGTCCTATTCTCCCCACTCTTCAACAAGGCTGGCCCAGGCAGGCTCTCCAGAGAGTGAGTGAGCTTGGGGATCCATCTGTCTTGCAGCAGATTAGAAAGATGTCATTTTGCCGACAATGCCATTTATCACAGCGGCTGCAAAAATTAGTGATGCTTGGGCTGAAAGTGTTGGGTGCGGGTGGGGGCTGGCAGGCAGCAGCAACCAATGCTTACCCATGTCACCAGATCAGGGAGAGGCATTCTTGGCCCAGTCCCAAGGTCCTCCACTGAAAAGATGAGAAAACGGAGGCCCAGACTCTGGAAATAACTTTGGCCATTGTCATATGATAAATTAATTGCCTGTTTCTAAATAAAGGTCCAAGCTCAGTCTGACCAGGGTCAAGGCTTAGTCtgtgaccagggtcagggctcagtCTGTGACCAGGGTTGGGGCTCAGTATATGACCAGGGTCAGGAGTCAGTATGTGACCAGCGTCAGGGCTCAGTCTATGATCAGGGTCAGGGCTCAGTCTGGGTTGAGACCCTCAACCAACATGAGGACTAAATCTTAATTTTCTCCAAGGCTCCGTTTGGGACAGACCCTCAGCCTGGCCCCAGCTGCCACCAGATGTGAGCAGGGCCTGGCAACTATTCTTGGAGCTAGAAGTAACCCTTGGGGTAAGTTTGTGGTCCCCGTCATTCTTTGTGTTCCCAAGGGAAGGCTGGAGGATTCAGGATGAATCTTCGGGGGATGAAGATGTTCCGATGAGAGACGGCCCCTCCAAGAAGGGAATATGGCCTCCAGGGACGATGGATAGGGTCTCCCTTGTGCCTGAGCCTGTAAAATGACAGGGTCATCTAGCCTGGGATCAACCTTTTGAGAGAGCAGCCCCTGTTACTTGGCCTTGCCTCCCCTGTGATGCTGCCTGTGGACAGGAGATCTGCAGAAGGTCAAAGGAGGATGGCTTCCCAGGCCTGGTTGAGGTATTGACCTGGCCCTTGTGAACAATTCATGAGGTCCAAGCTTGACCTGGCAGGAAGCCCTGGTCTGATCCTTGCAGGGCTTAAACCTATGCCCTCAGGTAATTAGGCCCTGCAGCCTGGCACTTGGTCACATGGATATGACAAACACTTGCTGAGTGCTTGCCCTATGCCAGGCTGTGGCCGGTCCCAGGCAAGGAGTCAGGGCAGAGACTCAGCCCTGGCCTCCAGGAGctcagagtggctgggtggaagGGCAGGAAACAACTCTCTCCAACCACAAGCAGACGTTGGAGGTCAGATGAGTCTTGGGGCATGGCCGGTGCCCACACGGAGCTCTCTTCTTCTCAATGGGCCACTGGAGAGCTCTGGCCTCCAGGCTGGGCCACCGCAGCCAGGGTTTGATGGTAAAAGTGCAGTCACACGACTCCCCTGGACACTGGAAGTGGGGCTGGTCTCTGCAGTCCTGTTCTTCTGGACAGACCCATGTTCCCCACCTGAAGGTCAATCATTGCTGTGGGTCCCAGTGGCGGGGAGTGGAGAGACTGAGGCTGGAGCTGCCTCCTGTCGGCCCTGGGCAGGAACAAAAGAGGGGCCCTACCTGCCTGTGCCCAGGCACACATGGACATGTCATACACAAGCATATAGATAGGGGCTGTACATAAGCATAGACCCCTCACACACTTCCCTTATTTACCCTACATACACATGGAgacaagacacacacacagaaacagatACTACACCttactctacacacacacacttgatgCTTTGCACATAGAGACTCAAATACGTGCTtcatacaatgttgttgttaggtgctgacaagtcagttctgactcatagcaacgctacgtacaacagaacaaaatactgccctgtcctgcgccatcctcataatcgttgctatgcttaagcccattgttgcggtcactgtttcaatccatctcttctTGGATGCACAAACTGTACACTACATgcgcacacacccacacccacacacacccacacacactcccACTTTCTCCCAGGCACCTGCTTACCTCATGCACATCCCCATGTCCACCCAGGCCCCCCATAGCCTCTACTGCCCTGAGAAATGTACAAGCGGTGAAAACATCCCCCCTCCCAGGAGTTCAGAGTACAGTGGGAAGGATGGTCCGGAGGGTCTCACGAAGGAGCTGGGGCGTGATTTGCACCCCAGCCCTTGGGTCAGAGGAGCCGATGGCTGGCTCTGAGCCCTCCAGTCTGAGGTCCCACCTCTGGGCATGAGGAGCTTCATTGAGAGGGTGTTagctaccccccacccccagcactcaGAGATCCCAAGGACAGGAGGGCTAGCATAGGAGGTTCGACCCAGCTTTCCTGTTGGGGGCACATCTCCCTTAATTCCTAGTAGGAGTCAGAAGGGCCAGCTCCATGCTCGCTCACCGAGGGTGGAGAGTCCGCCCTCTCCGCCCCCCCTCCAGTTCCGGCCTCTCCTGTTCCTTTCCCTTTCTAGGTGTCCTCCCATCTGGCTTTTCTCTccctctaggtctttctccccacCTCTAGCTCACCCCTTTCTCTCGCCCTCTTGCTCTCTGTATCCCTCTGCCCTGTTTATCCTCTAGAATAAAGATCGACATTTGCAATTACCCCCCAACTAAGAGAGCTTTTCATGGAGGCTCAGAAGAGAggaagattgtgtgtgtgtgtgaatgggcgtgtgtgtgtgtgcgtgcgcttGCTTGTGTGTGGGCCTATGGGTGGGcgtggagggggtggggggcaccCACGGCCCCACTGTCCTTTGTTTGCTCTTCCTGGGAGATTGTGAGCACGTTTCCCttcaggggaggaagggagacaaaagagaaaaataaaaaactgtcATCATCCTTGTCTTGTAAACACAGAGTGGAGTGTTGAGCCGGGGCTCAGCAGGAAAGAGGGACTGAGGGAGAGGCAGGGACAGAGGAAGGGGGGCTGAGAGAGAGGGGAGTGAGAATCAGCCAGAGAGGAGAGAGGCGGGTGGGGAGAAAAGGTCAACAGGGGCACTATCTCAAGGCCTGGGTGGGTTTTGGTACCAGGCAGGGTGACAAGGGGAGGAGAAAAACAGTTGAGCTTAGGCCTCTGGGTTGATCCAGGGGCATGCAAGGGTTTGAGGAGGGAGACCCTTATGCCAAGTTCCAGCAGGATCCCGAGACCTTATTCTCTGAGCACCTccctgtgccaggctctgaggaCCCCAGGGTCAGACAGAGATGGTCTCTGCTCTCATGGGACATAAAATCCACCAAACACAAAGCGTAGCTGGTGTGTTCAGCACTTGCCGGGCCTTACATGAGCTGAGGATCAGAAAGGGTGGGTGACCTGCCTAGTGACACACAGCTAGGGAACAGATTCcagcccaggtctgtctgactccagtcCTCATTTTACACAGCCTCCACTATGGGGACCGGGCCAGGGAAAGAGGGTTGGAGTCTTGGCTCTGCCACACCTAGTTGCGTGACCTTAAACGAGTCCTCCCTTCTCTGggctcaatttccccatctgaaaAGCGGGGAGAAtcagggatggattatccaataagcaaggtatgcacgggcttgcttgtgcttacttattaatccgtagtgcacaatttcggttgcttttcaccacatctttgtgaGTGAACCCATGAGAAATTATgcagtacagattagtaagtaaacacaattaagcctgcacataccttgcttactgtaagcccgggtgtatcttgcttactggttaatttgTTCCTGGGGAGAATGCTGGCTGCTCTGCAGGGCTGTGGGAGAGCTAAGTGTCTGGATGTGGGTAGTCATCCAGCTCTGGTCCCCTGGCGAGTGGGCTCTGGGTATGGGGCAGCAAAACCCACTGGTGGTTAAGGAAGGACTGGCCAGCAGTTGCTGCagcctcagaagacagaaaaTGGCTGGACCCCTGATTTGCTCCCTGCTGCTGCCCAGTGGCAAAAGTTGGGTACTGCAGGGGATGGATCTTCCCAGACCCTCAGCTTGCACAAAGGTCAGAGCTAGAAGGCGCCTCACAGAGGCATAACTGAGGTATTTCAGGTAGGGCACATGCCTGGGCACCGCTTGAGGAGGGATGCTAATGAGGAGTTTCTAttggccagctgtgagagatcgttctgcaatttaaaactaattgccataggcccTATTTTCTGTAGATAGGCCCCTGACCTGTTTTGTAGATGCCCAGATAGGAGGGGTACTTTCTCCCAGGTCACCCAGGGCAGCAGCCTGGACTAGGACTGAGACTGTCTTTCAGGCAAGGGGGATTCTTTGCCCAACCCCCATCTGTGGTGCCCAGCGGGGAGGTGGAGCTCTGCATCCCCTGCTTGAAGCCATCTCCTCCAGGGAGCCTCCTGGAGTCTCTCTCAACAGGAAGTGGCCTCAGTCTTGCCCTGCAGCCCATCCATGACCTCTCCTTGCCCCTCCTGCCTGCCCTGAACTTGACAACCCCACCCCATCAGCAAACCAGGCAGAGATGTCCCTTGAGACATTGGATATAGTTAAAGACCATCTTCATCACTTAGGAAATATCTACCAGGGCCTGGCCTTGTGCTGGAGTTTTATCTTATTACCCCATTTGAACCTCTTAAGAACCCCAAGAGGCTGGGATTATTTTTTACACCCCATTTtccaggtgaagaaattgaagcacaGCGAAGTTGTGACTTTTTGATACAAAGCGGTGGAGCAGGGATTCAAACGCAGGCCTATCCTCTCCATTCTCTGAACAAGGGCTCTCATTTGAGGGCCTGTGTTTGGAGTGAAAACTAACCCCCTTGGCCACAGAACAATGACAGCTGTGAGCAGACACTGAAATTACTCCAGGGGTGAACTCAGGTCTCAGCCTCACCACTGtgctgctgtgtgactttgggcaaggcccacccctctctgggcctcgggttcctcatctgtgaaatgtgtgtgcatgtgcgtgtgtgttctGGACAATCTCGGAGCCCCATTCTGGCTCTGGAATTTGGCATGTCCAACCTTGGGCAGCTCTCAGTGCTTGGGACCTTGGTCAGATTGGTTTTAAAGGGCCTTGAGAAGGGGTGAGAAAATGGCAGGTCTGGGTGGCAGAGCTCCTGCCAGGGAGCTGGGCCCCTCAGGTGCATCTCCTGCCTGTGCGTGATCTGTGAGGGTTTGGGAGCATCATGGGAGGTGTGGGCTGTGAACAGAGAGGGTCTGGATCTGGGACAGGTATGGGCCTGGAGCCTTTTCCTCTGCTGCCTGCCACAGAGGGTGTGTTTTTCTTGGCAGGAAACGGACTCATCAATCAGCAGCAATGGGGGGCTGACAGGTGGCCACTCCCCACCGGGCTTGCAGCAGCCTCATAAATCCCACTCCAGGGCTGGGCTGTAAATTCTTGTGATTCACACCCGGCCTCTTGGAGGACAGAGACGTTTGGGGCTGGGGACAGGCTGCCCTCCCCTGGAAAGAACAGGCA
This genomic interval carries:
- the ODF3L1 gene encoding outer dense fiber protein 3-like protein 1; this translates as MKLPQGARNSVFYGQHPEKKVQLPSRQEVKQTPVIMATLKGPGPAKYLRPSCTGYLDHDTSMFQEPAYTLHTRHSEKRITDVCSPGPCHFLDPKITRFGMSSCPQVPMGERIANLRLSPTPASCHYCFEKVHPPGERRAPQHTFGYRCPYRVMDPNPAPNQYQLPLLLGPNTPANRATPCYSLASPDKNWFYKEDVAGGPGPAMHARPEPSVYQHRSPIYSMAMRFAYPVDHTPRPGPASHDVQQVTLHKPRTPAFTMGVKHSPHLCPLVVHIRD